From a single Pochonia chlamydosporia 170 chromosome Unknown PCv3seq00010, whole genome shotgun sequence genomic region:
- a CDS encoding kinesin family protein (similar to Neosartorya fischeri NRRL 181 XP_001263181.1), whose translation MEPPARPSSHNLFEVYLRLRPPPPGATQTDRILNVESPEDTTKSHPSHITLNPPTDRRRAIEKFAFTRVFEDDASQLDVFHCTEIASLAEGVLAPQGGEGTDAVVATLGVTGSGKTHTILGSKSQRGLTQLALDVLFRSIGPNMLESASLPSVIESLQACDPSESILSAATYFLESTFADPSGHSRAPSRAATPMLVRPSEPCISFAHPHNLVHLTYRNSSLAVQIPGSYPESATTSPKSVRLVSETEQNPPVSLPKREKKQHHFMSSTATARVRNVTKQEVKGDHGVLSPGPRRNLARPSALPQIPDISGINISCDPSSEYAIVVSMYEVHNDRIYDLLTPASKSAATKEFRRRPLLFKSTELSPDRKVVAGLRKVVCASFKDAIMVLEAGLLERRVAGTGSNSVSSRSHGFFCFEVKKRARSRRPGPWGGSKLTIVDLAGSERAREAKTQGATLVEAGKINESLMYLGQCLQTQSELSTSTKPNVVPYRQCKLTELLFSNSFPSSSSSAHPHAPRRNPQRGVMIVTADPRGDFNATSQILRYSALAREVTVPRIPSITATILAQAPPTGNPRSISPVQQHQRHFVPPGSSGSYRNHTPPMNVDERATMEIAALEIARMSDEIDQLRAEVDEQLEARITAEAHLLSMEDRMLDLEAAIRDDCATEFEQRLMLELARFKASMTLEQERNDEHWDRKVDILERGLDNLDESDGDKENVLVEDLTQEVERLRRENAILKRELAGRSPTKRKPLEEREDFSPATATTSKEGVANLGKKLERMRVSTDSSRAASGASTGNGSPKKMRKLGSAKRWEEAKEEL comes from the exons ATGGAGCCGCCTGCGAGACCTTCGTCTCATAACCTCTTTGAGGTCTACCTGCGTCTGCGTCCACCGCCACCCGGCGCAACGCAAACAGATCGCATCTTGAACGTCGAGTCGCCCGAAGACACGACCAAGTCGCATCCGTCGCACATTACTCTGAACCCACCGACTGATAGACGGCGAGCGATTGAAAAGTTTGCGTTTACGAGAGTGTTCGAGGATGATGCTTCTCAGCTGGATGTTTTTCATTGCACGGAGATTGCGTCCCTGGCTGAGGGTGTTCTGGCGCCTCAGGGTGGTGAAGGGACGGATGCTGTTGTTGCGACGCTTGGAGTGACGGGCTCCGGAAAG ACACACACTATCCTAGGGTCAAAGTCCCAGCGAGGCCTTACCCAACTCGCTCTCGACGTCCTCTTCCGATCGATCGGACCCAATATGCTGGAATCAGCATCACTTCCATCAGTTATCGAGTCTCTCCAGGCATGCGATCCGTCTGAATCGATTCTCTCAGCGGCAACGTACTTCCTCGAGTCAACGTTTGCTGATCCATCTGGCCACTCGCGAGCACCTTCACGAGCTGCGACTCCTATGCTGGTACGACCGTCCGAGCCGTGTATTTCTTTTGCTCATCCTCACAACTTGGTACATTTGACGTATCGCAATTCCAGTCTGGCAGTCCAGATACCAGGAAGTTATCCAGAGTCAGCGACGACAAGCCCGAAGAGTGTCAGGCTTGTCAGCGAAACCGAGCAGAATC CCCCAGTGTCACTACCCAAGcgggagaagaagcaacatCACTTCATGTCCTCTACTGCAACTGCGCGTGTAAGAAATGTAACTAAACAAGAAGTCAAGGGCGATCACGGTGTCTTGTCTCCTGGACCAAGACGAAACCTAGCGAGACCGTCAGCGCTTCCTCAGATACCCGACATCAGCGGCATCAACATTTCCTGCGACCCTTCTTCAGAATACGCCATTGTTGTGTCCATGTACGAGGTCCACAACGACAGAATTTACGACCTTCTCACACCTGCTTCTAAatccgccgccaccaaagaGTTCCGTCGCCGGCCTCTCCTCTTCAAGTCGACGGAGCTGTCACCTGATCGAAAGGTTGTCGCTGGATTGCGTAAAGTAGTTTGCGCCTCGTTCAAAGATGCCATCATGGTGCTCGAAGCTGGCCTATTGGAGCGCCGTGTTGCTGGTACCGGCAGCAACAGCGTTTCCAGCAGAAGTCATGGTTTCTTCTGCTTCGAGGTCAAAAAGCGTGCCAGAAGCAGAAGACCTGGTCCTTGGGGTGGCAGCAAGCTCACTATTGTTGATCTGGCGGGCAGTGAGCGTGCTCGTGAGGCAAAGACTCAGGGTGCTACCCTAGTTGAGGCCGGTAAGATCAATGAGAGCTTGATGTATCTGGGACAGTGTCTGCAGACGCAGAGTGAGCTATCGACTTCAACCAAG CCAAATGTCGTTCCCTACCGTCAGTGTAAACTGACTGAACTACTCTTTTCTAACTCGTTCccctcctcgtcgtcctcagCACATCCTCATGCTCCTCGTCGTAACCCGCAACGAGGTGTCATGATTGTAACTGCCGACCCCAGGGGTGATTTCAACGCAACCTCTCAAATCCTGAGATATAGTGCTCTCGCACGAGAAGTCACCGTTCCTCGCATTCCATCCATCACGGCGACCATTCTCGCCCAAGCACCGCCGACTGGAAACCCACGATCAATCAGTCCAGttcagcaacaccagcgACACTTTGTGCCACCAGGATCATCCGGTTCATACAGGAACCACACACCGCCTATGAACGTCGACGAACGCGCGACTATGGAGATTGCCGCTTTGGAAATCGCTAGGATGAGTGATGAAATCGACCAACTTCGGGCAGAGGTTGACGAGCAATTGGAAGCACGCATAACTGCCGAAGCCCACTTGCTGAGCATGGAAGATCGCATGCTAGATCTTGAGGCGGCTATTCGCGATGACTGCGCCACAGAGTTTGAGCAGCGTCTCATGCTGGAATTGGCTCGTTTCaaggcttcaatgacgcTGGAGCAAGAGCGGAACGACGAGCACTGGGACCGCAAGGTGGACATTTTGGAGCGAGGTCTGGATAACCTGGACGAGAGTGACGGCGACAAGGAGAACGTACTTGTGGAAGATCTTACGCAAGAAGTCGAGCGTCTCCGAAGAGAAAACGCCATCCTGAAGCGTGAATTGGCAGGCCGCAGTCCCACCAAGCGCAAGCCCCTTGAAGAGAGAGAAGATTTCTCACCGGCCACTGCTACCACTTCGAAGGAGGGTGTAGCTAACCTCGGGAAGAAGTTGGAGCGAATGCGCGTTAGCACCGATAGTTCGAGGGCAGCGAGCGGTGCGAGTACTGGGAATGGAAgcccgaagaagatgaggaagctGGGAAGCGCCAAGCGATGGGAGGAGGCGAAAGAGGAGTTGTAG